The following proteins are encoded in a genomic region of Alistipes shahii WAL 8301:
- a CDS encoding UDP-N-acetylmuramoyl-L-alanyl-D-glutamate--2,6-diaminopimelate ligase — MKKLTDILKNTPVREVCGDTAAAIGGLVYDSRAVKPGDCFFAVPGTQSDGHDYIPIAVEKGAAAIVCERMPADAAEGVAYVLVGDSAGAMADMAAAFYDYPSRELKLVGITGTNGKTTTATLLYDLVRAMGYKAGLISTVVYKIDGREVEATHTTPDSIRLNAMMREMADAGCAYCFMECSSHAIVQERTRGLDFAGGIFSNITHDHLDYHKTFAEYIRAKKLFFDGLPKGAFALTNADDRNGRVMVQNTAAAVSAYSLRAMADFRCKIVEMHLDGMLLRIDGQELWVGLLGRFNAYNLLAVYGAAALLGLNRGEVLRVLSMLHAVSGRFEKIRAANGTTAIVDYAHTPDALENVIQTIEEIRTPGQQLIVVCGCGGDRDRTKRPEMAAIAVKYATTAVFTSDNPRHESPEAILDDMVAGLEPGARYLRIADRAEAIRTAVMLSRPGDIILVAGKGHETYQIVGDVKHPFDDREEIKKRFALLN; from the coding sequence ATGAAAAAATTAACCGATATTCTGAAAAATACCCCCGTCCGGGAGGTGTGCGGCGATACTGCCGCCGCCATTGGCGGGCTGGTCTACGATTCGCGCGCCGTGAAACCGGGCGACTGCTTCTTCGCCGTTCCGGGCACGCAGAGCGACGGACACGACTATATCCCCATAGCGGTTGAAAAAGGCGCGGCGGCAATCGTCTGCGAACGGATGCCGGCGGATGCGGCGGAGGGCGTCGCTTATGTTCTCGTCGGGGACTCGGCGGGGGCCATGGCCGATATGGCCGCGGCGTTCTACGACTACCCGAGCCGCGAGCTGAAACTCGTGGGCATCACCGGGACCAACGGCAAGACCACGACCGCGACGCTGCTCTACGATCTGGTGCGGGCCATGGGCTACAAGGCCGGGCTGATCTCGACGGTGGTCTACAAGATCGACGGCCGCGAGGTCGAAGCCACCCACACCACGCCCGATTCGATCCGCCTGAACGCTATGATGCGTGAAATGGCCGACGCCGGGTGCGCATACTGTTTCATGGAGTGTTCGTCGCACGCCATCGTGCAGGAACGCACGCGGGGCCTCGATTTCGCGGGCGGCATCTTTTCGAACATCACGCACGACCACCTCGACTACCACAAGACCTTCGCCGAGTACATCCGGGCCAAGAAGCTCTTTTTCGACGGGCTGCCCAAGGGGGCTTTCGCTCTGACGAACGCCGACGACCGGAACGGACGCGTGATGGTGCAGAACACCGCGGCGGCGGTGAGCGCCTATTCGCTGCGCGCGATGGCCGATTTCCGCTGCAAGATCGTCGAGATGCACCTCGACGGCATGCTTCTGCGCATCGACGGGCAGGAGTTGTGGGTGGGGCTGCTGGGGCGGTTCAACGCCTACAACCTGCTGGCGGTCTACGGCGCTGCGGCGCTGCTGGGACTCAACCGGGGCGAGGTGCTGCGCGTGTTGAGCATGCTGCACGCCGTGAGCGGCCGCTTCGAGAAGATCCGCGCGGCGAACGGCACGACGGCCATCGTCGACTATGCCCATACGCCCGATGCGCTGGAGAACGTGATTCAGACCATCGAGGAGATCCGCACCCCCGGCCAGCAGCTGATCGTGGTGTGCGGCTGCGGCGGCGACCGCGACCGGACCAAGCGTCCCGAGATGGCGGCCATTGCCGTGAAGTATGCCACGACGGCGGTTTTCACCTCCGACAATCCGCGCCACGAGTCGCCCGAGGCGATTCTCGACGACATGGTCGCGGGGCTGGAGCCCGGTGCGCGCTACCTGCGCATCGCCGACCGCGCCGAGGCGATCCGCACGGCCGTGATGCTCTCGCGTCCGGGCGACATCATCCTCGTGGCGGGCAAGGGGCACGAAACCTATCAGATTGTCGGCGACGTGAAACATCCTTTCGACGACCGGGAAGAGATAAAGAAGCGCTTTGCGCTTCTCAATTAA
- the murD gene encoding UDP-N-acetylmuramoyl-L-alanine--D-glutamate ligase: MKQIVVLGGGISGYGSAILAKKKGFGVFLSDAGRIADRYKAKLDEWEVPYEEGGHTEERILAATEVVKSPGIPDTAPMVRKIREAGIPVISEMEFAGRYMGKAKCICITGSNGKTTTTSLIYKIMRDAGMNVALGGNIGESFAWSVATGDYDWYVLELSSFQLDGMYRFRAHVGVLMNITPDHLDRYDHCFQNYADSKMRIVQNMTSRDWFVYSGDDEVIWNEIPKYDLRMRQLPFAAKNAVASGAGDAFLCDGKFTATAGKASVEIDTAKLQIKGLHNAYNAMAAALATLAAGVAPAKIRKSLYAFAPVEHRLEPVAEKDGVLWINDSKATNVDSVYYALESMTRPVVWIAGGTDKGNDYEPLKAFARAKVHTLVCMGLDNAKLVREFTGVVPEVVSTDSLEAAMTASKAAARPGDAVLLSPACASFDLFRNYENRGELFKNWVEEKA; this comes from the coding sequence ATGAAACAGATCGTCGTTCTGGGCGGGGGAATCAGCGGCTACGGTTCCGCGATCCTCGCCAAAAAGAAGGGGTTCGGGGTCTTCCTCTCCGATGCGGGGCGCATTGCCGACCGTTACAAGGCCAAGCTGGACGAATGGGAGGTCCCCTACGAGGAGGGCGGCCACACCGAGGAGCGCATCCTCGCGGCCACGGAGGTCGTCAAGTCGCCCGGCATTCCCGATACGGCCCCGATGGTGCGCAAGATCCGCGAGGCGGGCATTCCGGTGATCTCCGAAATGGAGTTCGCGGGCCGCTATATGGGCAAGGCCAAATGTATCTGCATCACCGGATCGAACGGGAAGACCACCACCACGTCGCTTATCTACAAGATCATGCGCGACGCGGGGATGAACGTCGCCCTCGGCGGCAACATCGGCGAGAGTTTCGCCTGGTCGGTCGCTACGGGCGACTACGATTGGTATGTACTGGAATTGAGTTCTTTCCAGTTGGACGGAATGTATCGGTTCCGGGCGCATGTCGGGGTGCTGATGAACATTACGCCCGATCACCTCGACCGCTACGACCATTGTTTTCAGAACTATGCCGACTCGAAAATGAGAATCGTGCAGAATATGACCTCGCGCGACTGGTTCGTCTACTCGGGCGATGACGAGGTGATCTGGAACGAGATTCCGAAGTACGATTTGAGGATGCGCCAGCTGCCCTTCGCCGCTAAAAACGCCGTGGCGAGCGGTGCGGGCGACGCGTTTCTCTGCGACGGGAAATTCACCGCAACGGCCGGCAAGGCGTCGGTGGAGATCGACACCGCAAAGTTGCAGATCAAGGGGCTTCACAACGCCTACAACGCCATGGCCGCGGCCCTCGCGACCCTTGCGGCGGGCGTCGCCCCGGCGAAGATCCGCAAATCGCTCTACGCCTTCGCGCCCGTCGAACACCGGCTCGAACCCGTGGCGGAAAAGGACGGCGTGCTGTGGATCAACGACTCGAAGGCCACCAACGTCGATTCGGTTTACTATGCGCTGGAGAGCATGACGCGCCCCGTGGTGTGGATCGCCGGCGGGACCGACAAGGGCAACGATTACGAGCCGCTGAAGGCCTTCGCCCGGGCGAAGGTGCACACGCTGGTGTGCATGGGTCTCGATAACGCCAAACTGGTCCGGGAGTTCACGGGCGTGGTCCCGGAGGTGGTCTCGACCGATTCGCTCGAAGCGGCCATGACGGCCTCGAAGGCCGCGGCGCGTCCCGGCGATGCGGTGCTGCTGTCGCCTGCCTGCGCGAGTTTCGATCTTTTCCGGAATTACGAGAACCGCGGCGAACTGTTCAAGAACTGGGTCGAAGAAAAAGCATAG
- the mraY gene encoding phospho-N-acetylmuramoyl-pentapeptide-transferase: MLYHLFRYLDEAYDLPGSGMFQYISFRAAAAIILSLLIVIIFGRSIIDFLRRKQIGEEIRDLGLQGQLQKKGTPTMGGVIILVAILVPMLLFGKLDNVYIQLLLVSTVWLGLIGGLDDYIKVFRHRKEGLKGRFKIVGQVGLGVIVGTTMWLSPDIVVREKVTQPVQTVYLNEDGTVLETVQRHVVVSSESLKTTQTTIPFVKNNEFDYGWLTGGNSVATWILYVLVAIFVVTAVSNGANLTDGLDGLATGVSVPIVAVLGVLAYLSGHIVYADYLNIMYIPGSGEMVVFAAALVGALVGFLWYNSFPAQIFMGDTGSLAIGGVIAVFALCIRKELLLPLLCGVFLVESFSVMMQVGWFKYTKRRYGEGRRILLMSPVHHHYQKKGIFETKIVLRFWIISLLLAAITLVTLKIR; encoded by the coding sequence ATGCTTTACCATCTATTCAGGTACCTGGACGAGGCCTACGACCTCCCCGGCTCGGGAATGTTCCAGTACATCTCCTTCCGCGCCGCGGCAGCCATCATCCTCTCGCTGCTGATCGTCATTATCTTCGGACGTTCGATCATCGACTTCCTGCGCCGCAAGCAGATCGGCGAGGAGATCCGCGACCTCGGGCTTCAGGGCCAGTTGCAGAAGAAAGGCACGCCCACGATGGGCGGCGTGATCATTCTCGTCGCCATCCTGGTCCCGATGCTGCTCTTCGGCAAGCTGGACAACGTCTACATCCAGCTGCTGCTCGTGTCGACGGTCTGGCTCGGCCTGATCGGCGGTCTGGACGACTACATCAAGGTTTTCCGCCACAGGAAGGAGGGGTTGAAGGGCCGTTTCAAGATCGTGGGGCAGGTGGGCCTCGGCGTCATCGTCGGAACGACCATGTGGCTCTCGCCCGACATCGTCGTGCGCGAGAAGGTCACGCAGCCCGTGCAGACGGTCTATCTGAACGAGGACGGCACGGTGCTCGAAACGGTTCAGCGCCACGTGGTCGTCAGCTCCGAGAGCCTCAAGACCACGCAGACGACCATCCCCTTCGTCAAAAACAACGAGTTCGACTACGGATGGCTGACGGGCGGAAACTCCGTTGCCACATGGATTCTCTACGTGCTGGTCGCGATTTTCGTGGTGACGGCCGTGTCGAACGGCGCCAACCTCACCGACGGCCTGGACGGTCTGGCGACGGGAGTTTCGGTCCCGATCGTCGCCGTGCTGGGGGTGCTGGCCTATCTTTCGGGCCACATCGTCTATGCCGACTACCTCAATATCATGTACATCCCGGGCAGCGGCGAGATGGTGGTCTTCGCCGCGGCGCTGGTGGGGGCGCTGGTGGGTTTCCTGTGGTACAACTCCTTCCCGGCCCAGATCTTCATGGGCGACACGGGTTCGCTGGCCATCGGCGGCGTGATCGCCGTTTTCGCGCTCTGCATCCGCAAGGAGCTGCTGCTGCCGCTGCTGTGCGGCGTCTTCCTCGTGGAGAGCTTCTCGGTGATGATGCAGGTCGGCTGGTTCAAGTACACCAAACGCCGCTACGGCGAAGGGCGTCGCATCCTGTTGATGTCTCCGGTCCACCACCACTACCAGAAAAAGGGCATCTTCGAGACCAAGATCGTTCTCCGTTTCTGGATCATCTCGCTGCTGTTGGCGGCCATTACGCTGGTAACGCTGAAAATAAGATAA